From the Leptospira licerasiae serovar Varillal str. VAR 010 genome, one window contains:
- a CDS encoding adenylate/guanylate cyclase domain-containing protein, producing the protein MGTQTSHNQSFGQKILDLTLVLPRLFYSGIRAKLAWFTGSLIVLTILILSFIYVRQQTEILTDSYDREAAISRKYISSLVLELDNISQSLIRIEEFRDRVSKQTEALKKYKTTKTVVQEKKVSFFGIKTSLFGALGKNTVRKTLDTYYSAYLSKDDIQVLEKNIRTQLQHGGDGVVSDKEFARLQAMAKKFVFADREANQIRKRLGELKENQEKPDQTEISAAEEELRKKSLLARKLRSDLDESIVAILADSKKRKIKELGLDTGRFRIQTFPVSGIIPGEASEPTLDTKIFDSESSLNQAPMEENLEEGLKSALSSLLEGAGVLGEIRPTSFQQNGLELQALYSPHFRNPASTERAKLLESRRNTLGPWTNYLREEQEILSELSKITPILEARLKALKEKKPPVPPFKDKDFKTQYTQYAALVRKRNLLYATYLRNNPPKEEEELEVESFGSIRDSALEDQILLRFRPDGSDYGRSVQSEEGKEIFQKRWNAIREWIYSGESETPTAKLKALFPDGIIGNSRTEAEQILWKLDATPLISETSDDLPTVVLASNFSGVIRTVVDRTEGLESIRRNRDRAVLSALGICGFSIFLAVFISGFVVQKIKRLIRNAEQVGKGNLNVEFEQGGSDEFGNLSVALNQMVTGLREREKIKGILGSMIDPVVIGEAMKDLAALKRGTEKRVTAFFSDVAGFSNISEKLSSVELSELLNEYLSAMTLILKEHDGVLDKYIGDAIVGIFNAPVDVEGHCLKATRASIKMLEKLEELRSGWKKGQKYIPDARDMQIRIGLNTGLAKVGFMGTDALASYTMMGDTVNLAARLEAAGKDYGVSILVSDSVHSEIKDSIFTRKLDLVRVKGKNEPVILYEAISELKGVASAKKEIVGLYEEGLALYLDRKWDAAVKKFKESEKAKGKEDKAVHLLVERCNEYKKTPPPTSWDGVYTRDHK; encoded by the coding sequence ATGGGTACACAGACTTCGCACAATCAGAGTTTCGGGCAAAAAATCTTAGATCTTACTCTAGTTCTTCCGAGACTATTTTATTCAGGAATTCGAGCAAAACTCGCCTGGTTTACCGGAAGTCTGATCGTTCTCACTATTTTAATCCTTTCCTTCATTTATGTAAGGCAACAAACCGAGATCCTTACCGACAGTTACGACAGAGAAGCCGCGATTTCTAGAAAATATATCTCTTCTCTCGTTCTAGAATTGGACAATATCTCCCAAAGTTTGATCCGGATCGAGGAATTTCGGGACCGGGTAAGTAAGCAGACAGAAGCATTAAAAAAATATAAAACGACTAAGACGGTAGTTCAGGAAAAGAAAGTTTCCTTTTTCGGGATCAAGACCAGCTTGTTCGGAGCCTTGGGAAAGAATACGGTCCGAAAAACTTTGGATACGTATTATTCCGCTTATCTTTCCAAAGATGATATACAGGTTCTAGAAAAAAACATCCGAACCCAGCTCCAACACGGTGGTGATGGGGTAGTTAGCGACAAAGAATTTGCGCGCCTCCAGGCAATGGCTAAAAAATTCGTATTTGCGGATAGAGAAGCGAACCAAATCAGAAAACGTCTAGGCGAATTAAAAGAAAATCAGGAAAAACCGGACCAAACCGAGATTTCCGCAGCAGAAGAAGAACTTCGCAAAAAATCTCTTTTAGCTAGAAAACTCAGATCCGATCTGGATGAGAGTATAGTCGCTATTCTTGCGGATTCCAAAAAGAGAAAGATCAAAGAATTAGGATTAGATACAGGCAGATTCAGGATCCAAACATTTCCTGTTTCAGGGATCATTCCGGGAGAAGCTTCCGAGCCGACATTAGATACTAAAATTTTCGATTCCGAATCTTCTCTCAACCAGGCTCCTATGGAGGAGAACTTGGAAGAAGGTTTAAAATCCGCACTCAGTTCCCTTTTAGAAGGAGCAGGAGTTTTAGGAGAGATCCGTCCTACTTCTTTCCAACAAAACGGTTTAGAATTACAGGCTTTGTATTCTCCCCATTTTAGAAATCCTGCATCTACCGAAAGAGCTAAACTTTTGGAATCTAGGAGAAACACTCTAGGTCCTTGGACCAATTATTTAAGAGAAGAACAGGAAATCTTATCGGAACTTTCTAAAATCACTCCTATTTTAGAAGCAAGGTTGAAAGCTCTAAAAGAGAAAAAGCCTCCCGTTCCTCCTTTTAAGGACAAAGATTTTAAAACCCAATATACACAATACGCCGCTCTTGTTCGTAAGAGAAATTTATTATACGCTACATATTTAAGGAACAATCCTCCTAAAGAAGAGGAAGAACTAGAAGTAGAATCTTTCGGTTCTATCAGGGATTCCGCATTGGAAGATCAAATCTTACTTAGGTTCAGACCGGACGGTTCAGACTACGGTAGATCGGTGCAATCGGAAGAAGGAAAGGAAATTTTCCAAAAGCGTTGGAATGCAATCAGAGAATGGATCTATTCAGGGGAAAGTGAAACCCCTACTGCAAAATTAAAGGCTCTCTTTCCGGATGGGATTATCGGGAACAGTAGAACGGAAGCAGAACAGATCCTTTGGAAATTAGATGCGACACCTTTAATTTCAGAAACGTCGGATGATCTTCCTACAGTTGTATTAGCTTCTAATTTTTCCGGAGTGATCCGAACCGTAGTGGATAGAACGGAAGGTTTGGAATCCATTCGCCGCAACAGGGACAGAGCGGTACTTTCCGCATTGGGTATCTGCGGATTTTCCATTTTCTTAGCTGTGTTCATCTCGGGCTTTGTGGTCCAAAAGATCAAACGTCTCATTCGAAATGCGGAACAAGTAGGAAAGGGAAATCTGAACGTAGAATTCGAGCAAGGTGGAAGCGACGAATTCGGGAATCTTTCCGTCGCTCTCAACCAAATGGTGACAGGGCTTCGAGAAAGGGAAAAGATCAAAGGTATCCTAGGAAGTATGATCGACCCTGTCGTGATCGGCGAGGCTATGAAGGATCTTGCAGCTCTCAAAAGAGGTACCGAAAAAAGAGTAACTGCATTTTTCTCAGATGTAGCAGGGTTTTCTAATATTAGTGAAAAGTTAAGTTCCGTAGAATTGTCCGAACTTCTGAACGAGTATCTTTCCGCAATGACTCTGATCTTAAAAGAACACGATGGAGTTTTGGATAAGTACATCGGGGATGCAATCGTGGGAATTTTTAACGCGCCTGTAGATGTGGAAGGTCATTGTTTGAAAGCGACTCGTGCCTCCATCAAAATGTTGGAGAAACTAGAAGAGTTACGATCCGGTTGGAAGAAGGGTCAAAAATATATTCCGGATGCAAGGGACATGCAGATCCGGATCGGTCTGAATACCGGACTTGCAAAAGTCGGATTTATGGGGACCGACGCACTCGCGTCATATACTATGATGGGGGACACGGTAAATCTTGCGGCTCGTTTGGAAGCTGCGGGTAAAGATTATGGAGTTTCCATTTTAGTTTCGGATTCGGTCCATTCCGAGATTAAGGATTCTATTTTTACAAGAAAATTGGATTTAGTCCGAGTGAAAGGTAAGAATGAGCCTGTAATCTTATATGAGGCTATCTCAGAATTGAAAGGTGTCGCTTCCGCCAAAAAAGAGATCGTCGGTCTATATGAAGAAGGTTTAGCGTTGTATTTGGACCGCAAATGGGACGCCGCCGTTAAAAAATTCAAAGAATCCGAGAAAGCGAAAGGTAAGGAAGATAAGGCGGTGCATTTACTTGTAGAAAGATGCAATGAATATAAAAAAACACCGCCTCCGACATCTTGGGACGGAGTATATACCAGAGATCATAAGTAG
- a CDS encoding STAS domain-containing protein produces the protein MKELIVNLQGKLDSILGNTFREKTDPLLRSEPHRILLDARDLQVWEESGLLSLKNSSLTHLNSKYAACGLSESLMGDWNRLGLREKIPYFKTREEAKYYLVSGQNADPSFEPNESTTTCPACLQILRVQGKGNYRCPSCSHTFYLTADYRTASYEKLF, from the coding sequence GTGAAAGAATTGATCGTCAATTTACAAGGCAAACTGGATTCGATACTCGGGAACACTTTCCGAGAAAAAACGGATCCTTTACTTCGAAGCGAGCCCCACAGAATTCTACTGGATGCCAGAGACCTCCAAGTCTGGGAAGAGAGCGGTTTGCTTTCTCTCAAAAATTCTTCTCTCACTCATTTGAATTCCAAATATGCAGCCTGCGGATTGTCGGAAAGTCTGATGGGAGATTGGAATCGCCTGGGGCTCCGAGAAAAAATCCCATATTTCAAAACCAGAGAAGAAGCGAAATATTATCTAGTCTCCGGGCAAAATGCAGATCCGAGCTTCGAACCTAACGAAAGTACTACGACTTGTCCGGCTTGTCTTCAGATATTGAGAGTGCAGGGGAAAGGAAACTATCGATGTCCGTCTTGTTCCCATACCTTCTACCTGACCGCAGACTATAGAACAGCAAGTTACGAAAAATTATTCTAA
- a CDS encoding polysaccharide biosynthesis protein — MGQWNRRSLLFPLDLSFMILSYFLAHLIRFESTAFLQEPNDFFIPLLIVVACRSFVFLFSNIYRSIWAYASIHDLVEIIKTTILSSLISNTALLFYNGFEHLSRMIPVIDTLLLLGFLCIRSLSWRLVRDQYILRKKQGDGIPTLILGAGKTGATLLTELRRHNDLNLLPLGLLDDDESKLGAHIQGVPVLGKIDQAESLIRSLEIKKVLIAFSNPDGKQIGKLIKSFESENVDFKILPSLGSLFFDPPKVQQLREIRVEDVLGRPVVDLEIESIRSYIAGKTVLITGAGGSIGSELCRQVAVFNPAKMILLDSAETPLYEIDYELRKVFKDSGIQFRAVIADIKNPLRISSVFETDRPQVVFHSAAYKHVPMMEINPSEAVLNNVLGTKNLADISRHYGTERFVLISTDKAVNPVNIMGASKRVAELYLQAISQGTKTKFITVRFGNVLGSSGSVIPRFREQISNGGPVTVTHPDIIRYFMTIPEATQLVLQAAAMGEKEEIFLLDMGEPIRILNLAEDMIRLSGFRPYTDIPIVFTGLRPGEKLFEELLLDLEGIKKTHHPKIRIAAPLEEGDPSSFQARFNALLEAAKSDREEEIFSSFKALVPEYKMHKEYISEETSRKLKNDG, encoded by the coding sequence ATGGGTCAATGGAATCGTCGAAGCCTTCTTTTCCCTTTGGATTTAAGCTTCATGATCCTCTCCTATTTTTTAGCCCACCTGATCCGTTTCGAATCCACTGCATTTCTGCAGGAGCCTAACGACTTTTTTATTCCTCTACTCATCGTAGTAGCTTGTCGTTCTTTTGTATTTCTATTTTCGAATATTTACAGATCGATTTGGGCCTACGCTTCCATACACGATCTGGTGGAAATTATTAAAACCACTATTCTTTCGTCGCTGATCTCGAATACCGCACTACTATTCTATAACGGATTCGAACATCTTTCCAGAATGATCCCTGTGATAGATACACTTCTTCTTTTGGGATTTTTGTGCATACGTAGTCTATCCTGGAGATTAGTGAGAGACCAGTACATTCTACGCAAAAAACAAGGGGATGGAATTCCAACACTCATTCTAGGCGCCGGAAAAACGGGTGCAACTCTTCTCACAGAGTTGCGAAGGCATAATGATCTGAACCTTCTTCCTTTAGGCCTTCTGGACGATGACGAATCCAAACTAGGCGCTCATATCCAGGGTGTGCCGGTCCTCGGAAAAATTGACCAGGCAGAATCGCTGATCCGCTCTTTAGAGATCAAAAAAGTATTGATTGCGTTTAGCAATCCGGACGGAAAGCAGATCGGCAAACTCATCAAAAGTTTTGAATCGGAGAATGTGGATTTTAAGATCCTTCCCTCCTTAGGTTCTTTATTTTTTGATCCGCCCAAAGTACAACAATTAAGAGAAATCCGGGTAGAAGACGTACTTGGTCGTCCGGTTGTAGACTTAGAAATAGAATCCATTCGTTCTTATATTGCAGGTAAAACTGTGCTCATCACCGGAGCCGGCGGTTCTATCGGTAGTGAATTATGCAGGCAGGTCGCGGTATTTAATCCTGCAAAAATGATCCTACTTGATTCTGCAGAAACTCCTCTTTATGAGATAGATTACGAACTCAGGAAAGTTTTCAAAGACAGCGGGATCCAATTCAGAGCGGTGATCGCAGATATTAAAAATCCGTTGAGGATAAGCTCAGTTTTTGAAACGGATCGTCCGCAAGTAGTATTCCATTCTGCTGCTTACAAACACGTACCTATGATGGAGATCAATCCATCCGAAGCGGTCTTAAATAATGTACTCGGGACTAAGAACTTAGCTGATATTTCTAGACATTACGGAACAGAACGTTTTGTTTTAATTTCCACAGATAAGGCAGTCAATCCTGTAAACATTATGGGAGCTTCTAAGAGAGTTGCAGAGTTGTATCTGCAGGCGATCTCTCAAGGCACCAAAACAAAGTTTATCACTGTAAGATTCGGTAATGTGTTAGGTTCCAGCGGTTCGGTCATTCCTAGATTCAGAGAGCAGATCAGCAATGGTGGTCCTGTAACCGTTACCCATCCGGATATTATCCGCTATTTTATGACAATCCCAGAGGCGACACAATTGGTTTTGCAAGCGGCTGCTATGGGAGAGAAGGAAGAAATTTTTCTCTTAGATATGGGAGAACCGATCCGGATCTTAAATCTTGCGGAAGATATGATCCGACTTTCCGGTTTCAGGCCTTACACTGATATTCCAATCGTATTCACAGGTTTAAGACCCGGAGAAAAACTTTTCGAAGAACTGCTGTTAGATCTAGAAGGGATCAAAAAAACGCACCATCCTAAAATCAGGATTGCAGCCCCCTTAGAGGAAGGAGATCCTAGC